The Planctellipticum variicoloris DNA window TAGCTCTTCTTGAACTCGCCCAGGTAGTTCGGGCGGGCCTGGGCGTCGCCCGAGGCGACAACCATCAACACTCCGGCCAGCGACAGTCCGCAAGCCACCCACGTCAAATTCTTCTGCATTCCGAAGTTCCTCCAAGACCATCTGCTGCCAGACGACGGTGCGGCCCGAGTTTCAGTCGTCAATCATCCAGTCTCACCGACGAGGCGAACTCCCCCGACGCCGTACGACACCGTCTACCGAGGTGCTCATTAGACTGAGGCCCGCAGTGCAGTGTCAACTCCGATCAACGTCGGTCAATGTAAGTCGAAAGTTCCTGTGAAGATTCGACTTTGAGAGAGATTCGTCGGCAAAGCGGACGTTCCGGAAGCACGTCTGGCCATCGGGCCGCAAGCCGTGAGCCAGCACACATGTGCTTCCGAGGACTCCAGACTCAGCAAATGGCGATCCGCTGCCTGGGAATTCTCCAAACTGGATTTCTGAAGCCATGTCCGCGGGCCGACGGTTCAGCCTAGGGGATTTACGAAGCTTTTGCAGAGAAGTCGTGAGATCGGTCTGTCGCAGACTGTTGTGAAAATGACAACAGGATCTCCGTCAGTTTCAGAGAGCCTCGCACGCAGGCCCGTTCGCTGGCCCCCGCACCCCGGCTTTGCGAAGTGGCTGTCAGGGGGCTAAAGTCAGTTCCCACCGCACTTGACCGACCCCGATGATCGGAAAGGCTCCGATGTTCCCACTCTTCCGGATTTTCCTGCTTGGCGTCAGCTTGACGGCCCTGACAAGCGCCTGCACAGCCGCCGAAACCCCGCCGAACGTCCTGCTGCTGCTCGGAGACGATCAGGCGTGGGGGGATTTTGGATTCATGGGGCATCCGGAAATCCGGACGCCCCATCTGGATGCGCTGGCCGCTCAGGGGGCGGTTTTCTCCCGGAGCTATGTCCCTTCCAGCTTGTGTCGGCCGAGCCTAGCGACGCTGATCACCGGGCGCTATCCCCATCAGCATAAAATCAGCGGGAACGATCCTCCGAAGGGAACTCCCCGTGAAGCGATGCTGCAGCACATTCAGCGCGAGCCGACCATCCCGAAGCTGCTGGCGAAACGGGGCTACGTGAGTCTGCAGACCGGCAAGTGGTGGGAAGGGGCTCCCGCCCTCGGCGGCTTCACGGAAGCCATGACGCACGGCGACCCGGCCCGCGGCGGACGGCACGGCGATGTGGGGCTCAGAATCGGCCGCGAGACCCTCCAGCCGGTCTATGACTTCATCGACGGGCACAAAGACCAGCCATTCTTCGTCTGGTATGCGCCGATGATGCCCCACACGCCTCACAATCCGCCGGAACGCCTGCTGGCGAAGTACCGCGGCGCCGACAAGCCGATCACAGTCGCCCGCTATCACGCCATGTGCGAATGGTTCGACGAAACGATCGGCGAACTGCTGGCTTACCTGGACCGGAAGCAACTGTCGGACAACACGCTGGTCGTATTCGTCACCGACAACGGCTGGATTCAGGACACGCAGAAACAAGTCTACGCTCCGCGCAGCAAACGCTCTCCGTACGAGGGGGGGATTCGATCGCCGATCATCCTCCGCTGGCCGGGGCGCATTCCGCCGGGGAAGTATGACACTCTGGCGTCATCGATTGATCTCGCGCCGACGATTCTGGCGGCCGCAGGGGCCGAGGTTCCCGCGGAGCTGCCCGGCCTGAATCTCCTGCCGATCATTCAGGCGGGGGGGAAGTCGCCCCGAAATCAGCTCTTCGGCGAAGTTTTCGACCACGACGTCGCCGAGATCGACCGGCCCGCGGCGAGCTTGCTGTATCGCTGGACGATTCAGGATCAATGGAAGCTGATTCTACCGACAGCGGCCGGCGCTCGTCCGGAACTGTACGATCTGTCGGCCGATCCGACGGAGGATCACGATCTGGCGGCGGCGCAGCCGGAGCGGGTTCGCAAACTGACGGCGGACATCGATCAGTGGTGGAACGCGCGCGAGTAAATTTGAGAGAACGGCAAGGGGTCCGGAGAGGACAACCACGAATCTCACGAATGCACGCGAATCACAGCGAAGAGTTTGAACCACGAGAAACGCGGAGCTCACGAAAAGGAAACCGGCGGATGCCAGCTCCAGCTCGCTTTACCAGCGATGACGCGAGGCAACCGATTAGAAGCGAAGACCGGGGCTTCGCGAAGACGCTCCAGCCGCCGGCCACTCGGATGGTGCCGGACTGTGACCACCGATTAATACGACCCGCGGGACAATCACTCCTGCAAGAAGACCTTGAATGACAGCGCAACTGATTGATGGGAAGGCGATTGCCGCGAAGACGCGTCTGCGGGTGGCTGCCGAGACGGCCGAGTTCATCGCGGCAACGGGCGTCGTGCCGCAACTGGCGACCGTGCTGGTCGGTGAAGACCCGGCGAGCGCCGTCTATGTGCGCAACAAGCATGTAGCCTGCGAGAAAGTGGGATTTCGGAACCAGCAGCACACGCTCCCCGCGACGACGAGCCAGGCGGAACTGCTGGAGCTGGTCAGCCGGTTGAATGGGGACCCGGCGGTGCACGGCATTCTTGTGCAACTTCCGTTGCCGGAGCAGATTGACGAACAGGTCATTCTGGATTCCGTTCATCCCTTGAAGGATGTCGACGCCTTTCATCCGGAAAACGTCGGTCTGATCGTGCAGGGCCGGCCGCGGTTCTTGCCCTGTACGCCGGCGGGCGTGCAGGTGCTGCTGCGAGAGTCAGGAGTGGAAGTCGACGGCGCCCACGTGGTGGTGATCGGCCGGAGCGAGATTGTCGGCAAGCCGATGGGAATGATTCTGGTGCAGAAGGGGGAAACCGCCAATGCCACGGTCACCATCTGCCACAGCCGGACGCGGCATCTGCCGTCGATCGTGCGGACGGCGGACATCATCGTGGCGGCGATCGGCCGGCCGAATTTCGTGACGGCGGACATGGTCAAGCTGGGGGCGGTGGTGATCGACGTAGGGATCAACCGCGTCGGCGACCGGCTGGTGGGGGACGTCGATTTCGACGACGTCCGCGAAGTCGCCTCGGCGATCACTCCGGTTCCGGGGGGCGTCGGCCCGATGACAATTGCGATGCTGATGCAGAACACGCTGACGGCAGCCCGGCTGCAGACGGGTGGAGCAGCGAAATAGCCCCGAGTGCCCGACCGACAGGCCATCGGCTTCGAACTCCCGAAACTTCGTGCCCCATTCCGGGCACGCCGCCGGACCGTACAACAACTCCCGCAATTCCCCCGCCGCCTCCCGCAACCGCTCCTGCAGTTCCGGGCGGATCGACCGCTTCGCGAACGCCATCCCTGGCCTCCTTAAACGGGAACTCTCGCTCATCAAAAGACTTCCGCCGACGAACGGCGTCGACGTCCCCGACACAAGGTGCACCCGATGAACGCCCGCGCGCGAAGTGCGTCGTGCACTCCACAAACTGCAAAGTTGCTGCAAAACGCTCTAGGCGGAACCGGCAGAAATTGCTAGTCTCCCGCGCGATGCTCAACCTGCGTGATCGGCGCAGGCCACGGAGGATTGGAGTCGAACATCGTTGAGAAAGGATTCGGTATTATGGGGCAGTTCTGGCGCCGGCACGCAGACACCGTGCCTACTTTGATCTCTGGCAGGGGGACGCGTTTTCTGGCTCTCCTGCTGGCAGGGACATGTGGAATCGTCCGGGATGACGCGTCGGCCCTGGCGCAAGGATCTCGAACGCGTCCGGTCTCGATGTCGACGGAAGATCGTCGACAGATGATGGACGGCTTCTCCGACTCGTTGTACCGCGCGGAAGAGCAGCGGTTTGACGACCGGCTGCAGTACGACATGCAGCGGATGGGACCGCTCTATGACGCAAGTCGCGTCACTCCCGAAATGCTGAAGCTGCGCCCATTGGTGAAGGCGGCGGCGAGCGAAGGGTCCCGCCTGGTGCGGTTCCTGGACGACGACGCCCGCCTCAATCCCGGCCTCCGCCTGCTTTCGTCGGATGCCCTCAAGCTGAACGCCCGCGTGCAGGTGCTGGCCCAGAAGATCCAGCAGGTCTCCGACCAGCGACTGGTCGACGAGGATTTTCGGGCGTTGGACGCCGGCTGGCGCGAACTGGGCTACAAGCTGGGCCGGACACGGGATCTGAGCCGGGACACGCTGGCCAGCCTCTCCTCGATCGAAGATCTCGCCGGGCAGATCGCCGGCATCCTCAAAATCACGCCGCAGGTTGACAGCCGGCAGTTGCAGCAGCGGGTCACGACGCTCGCGGCCGATTTCAGGACCCTCTATGAGGATATCGGCTACGAGATGGGGCGTACGCAGAATGCGAGTGCTCTGCTGATGGGGGTCAGCCGCGTCCGCAGTTCGCTCGACCGGTTTTCGGACCTGATCCTCCGGAACGACCTGGACCAGCAGCAGCTCGCCGCGGAGTATCAGCGATTCCAGCAGCAGTGGTATCCGCTGGCGCAGCAGCTTCAGGCGACGGGGAATCGGATTTTCGACCGCAGTCTCCGGCGAATCACGCTGACGGACAACGAGATCCACTCCCTGCTCCTGCTGCCGCCACAAGGCGACAAGCAGCAGCTTCTGTACCTGACCGGCGTGCTGCGGAAGGACATTGACGAATTCTTCCAGCGCACCCCGCTGTCGCTGCTGATTCACCTGCCGAACTCCGAGCGGGCCCTCGCCACCGCCGATCAGTTCTACGGCGTTTGCGAACACTTCATCGACACCGTCAGCAATCCGGTTGGCGGACAGAGTCGCGACCAGGATCTGGTCGACGCGTTCCGTTACATCGAAGAGGCCGAGCAGTCTTTCTCGCAGACCTTCCGCGGCGTGAAGAGCACTGCGGCGCTGGCCGTGCTGCAGCAGATCGAACAGACGATCGATACGCTGCGTCAGGTGCTGCAGATCCAGTCGCACGAGTTCGATCGTTCGCAGGCGATCGAGCTGGCGGCCGACGTCGCCAACATGACGGACGATCTCGATCGCGTGGTGCGACGCTGGCTGCAGACCGAGCGGCCTCCATTCGCTTCGGATTGCCTCCGCGAAGTCGAGAATCTTGCGCGCGGCTCCGCGGACCTGCAACGGAAACTGTATTCGAACGCGTCGATCGTCGAAATCAGCCGTGACAGCGAAGACCTGTACGACAACTGGCGGACGGTCTACAACTATCTGGTGAAATGCACGACCGAGGATCGCCGCGAACTCGGACGGATTTCCACCCGCCTGACCCCCGCCCTGTTCCAGCTCCGGACCATGCTGGTGCAGTAGCCCCTGGCTCCGTGAGTGCGAGATTACTGACAACGCCCGCGGGAGCCTGCTTCCGCGGGCGTTGTCGTTTTGAGAAAGGGTCAGTCGTGACGATGCCGCTTGACGACATTCAAATTCGACCTTACGACGATGCAGACATGCAGGCTGTGATTGCCCTCTGGAACGCCGTTCTCCCCGACTC harbors:
- a CDS encoding sulfatase, whose translation is MFPLFRIFLLGVSLTALTSACTAAETPPNVLLLLGDDQAWGDFGFMGHPEIRTPHLDALAAQGAVFSRSYVPSSLCRPSLATLITGRYPHQHKISGNDPPKGTPREAMLQHIQREPTIPKLLAKRGYVSLQTGKWWEGAPALGGFTEAMTHGDPARGGRHGDVGLRIGRETLQPVYDFIDGHKDQPFFVWYAPMMPHTPHNPPERLLAKYRGADKPITVARYHAMCEWFDETIGELLAYLDRKQLSDNTLVVFVTDNGWIQDTQKQVYAPRSKRSPYEGGIRSPIILRWPGRIPPGKYDTLASSIDLAPTILAAAGAEVPAELPGLNLLPIIQAGGKSPRNQLFGEVFDHDVAEIDRPAASLLYRWTIQDQWKLILPTAAGARPELYDLSADPTEDHDLAAAQPERVRKLTADIDQWWNARE
- the folD gene encoding bifunctional methylenetetrahydrofolate dehydrogenase/methenyltetrahydrofolate cyclohydrolase FolD, whose protein sequence is MTAQLIDGKAIAAKTRLRVAAETAEFIAATGVVPQLATVLVGEDPASAVYVRNKHVACEKVGFRNQQHTLPATTSQAELLELVSRLNGDPAVHGILVQLPLPEQIDEQVILDSVHPLKDVDAFHPENVGLIVQGRPRFLPCTPAGVQVLLRESGVEVDGAHVVVIGRSEIVGKPMGMILVQKGETANATVTICHSRTRHLPSIVRTADIIVAAIGRPNFVTADMVKLGAVVIDVGINRVGDRLVGDVDFDDVREVASAITPVPGGVGPMTIAMLMQNTLTAARLQTGGAAK